The nucleotide sequence GGAAAATCGCGACTATCTGCGCTACAAGGCGGCTATGTCCCGATTCGGCGAACCGACGTGGCCGTGATCACGAGCTCCGGGACCCGGACCGGTACAGCGTGTCGACGGCGAAGGTGTCGAAACCGTCGGAGCGGTACAGGCTCAACCCCTTCGGGTTGCCGGAGTCGACGTAGAGCAGGACGGTGCGCAGCCCGCGGCCCTTCAGATGGGCGAGTCCCGCGGTCAGCAGGCGCCGCCCGAGCTTGAGCCCCTGCGCACCGGGATCGACGCCGAGCACGTACACCTCGCCCAGCGGCGTACCCGTGCCGTCGAGCGCGTCGGTGTGGACCTTCGTCCAGTGGTAGCCGAGCAGGGCTCCGTCCCGTTCGGCGACGAGGAAGCCGGCGGGCTCGAACCAGTCTGCGTCCAGTCGGCTGTTCAGGTCCGTGGCCGTCCAGCTGCCCTGGTCGGGGAAGTCGGCGAAGGCCCGGCTGTTGACCGCGAGCCACGGCTCGTCGTCGGTTCCGCGCCGGAACGGCCGGATGACCACGGCATCATGGGCGGGCGTGTTCGCGGGTTCGCCGGGGCTCACGCCGTCCAAGGGCACGTCGGGGGAGGGGACGGCGTCGAGCCTGAGGTCGTCGAGCCCGCGCCGCAGTTGGTACAGCGTCCGGACTGACTCCCATCCGGCCGCCTGGGCCGCGGCGTGCAACGGCGAGGCCTGTCCGTGGGCCCAGAGCTCGATCGGAACGTCCGCCCCGTCCGGCCCGTCCGGCCCGCCCGCCTCGCCCGCCTCGCCCGCCAAGTCCTTCACCGCTGCCAGCAGCGCGGGAACCAGGGAGCTCGCCTGGTCAGGTGCGGCGACGATCTCGGTCGTGACGCCGTCGGACTCCGGGCGTAACTGGGCGTACCCGCGAACTGCGCCGTCCTCGCCGGGAAGGCCGCCGATGAGCAGGTGGCGTACCGGCGCCGGCGACTGCAGATTCAGCAGGGTCTGGTCGGACAGCGGCGGGGAGTCCGCAGCGCCAGGAGCCGCCGCCGCGAGAGCACGGACGGCGGCGGCCTGATCGTCGGTGAGGGTCGGGACTGAACGCGGTGCGAGGGAGTTCGGCTGCTCGGGCGTCACGCCTGAACGGTAGCCGTCACCCCGTTCGACATGGCCTCGTCCAGTTCGGCGTCGTCGCCGGCCGCGTCCATCAGGTTCCCGGAGCTGTCGGCCCCGCGACTGCGTAAACCCGGCTCGGCCGGCTTGACGAACTTGTAGCCGACGTTGCGGACGGTGCCGATCATCGCCTCGTACTCCACCCCGAGTTTGGCGCGCAGCCGC is from Jatrophihabitans telluris and encodes:
- the mshD gene encoding mycothiol synthase; translation: MTPEQPNSLAPRSVPTLTDDQAAAVRALAAAAPGAADSPPLSDQTLLNLQSPAPVRHLLIGGLPGEDGAVRGYAQLRPESDGVTTEIVAAPDQASSLVPALLAAVKDLAGEAGEAGGPDGPDGADVPIELWAHGQASPLHAAAQAAGWESVRTLYQLRRGLDDLRLDAVPSPDVPLDGVSPGEPANTPAHDAVVIRPFRRGTDDEPWLAVNSRAFADFPDQGSWTATDLNSRLDADWFEPAGFLVAERDGALLGYHWTKVHTDALDGTGTPLGEVYVLGVDPGAQGLKLGRRLLTAGLAHLKGRGLRTVLLYVDSGNPKGLSLYRSDGFDTFAVDTLYRSGSRSS